The Collinsella aerofaciens genomic sequence GCGGCAGCCAAGGTCAAGCAGGCCCGCTAGCACGCGAACCACAAAACAGATAAGGGCGCCCCGCCGGCCACATGGTCCGGCGGGGCGCCCTTTTACCTATATGCTGCCTGCACGCAGCCCAAGGCCCGCAAGCTCTTATTCGGCCGCCTCGCGCAGGGCCGACATCGTAGCCGCATATTGCTGCTGCAGCGCATGCATTCCCTCGCGAGCGCCGTCAACGGCATCGGCGCCGCGCAGCGCCTCGGTCACCACGACCGCCGGCTCGTACAGATTATCGAATCCCAGGTTCTGGCTCACGCCCTTGAGCGTATGCGCTGCCATAAACGCACCTTCGGCGTCTCCCGCCGCCATGGCGGCCTCCAGCTTGTCCATGCTCTCGTCATCCAAAAACTTGAGGGCAAAGCGGCTAAGCATCTCCTCGCCCATCAGCCGAGCGCACGCGTCTTCATAATTAGCGCCGATCTTCTCATACGCCTCACGCATGGAAATCATGGGTTAAACTCCTTTGGTCAAACTAAATCGTGGGAAATGCGACGACGTCGGCGGGGCGTGCCAACGTCTCGGCAATACGGTCTTGCACCTCGAGCAGACAGTCGAGCAACAGCGGGTTAAACTCACCGCACTTACCGTCCAAGATCATCTGGATCGCCTCCTTGTGCGGGATAGCGTCCTTGTACACGCGCACGCTCGTCAGAGCATCGTACACGTCGGCCACCGAAACCACCTGTGCGGCAATGGGAATATCGTCGCCCTTAAGGCCATCGGGATAACCCTTGCCGTCCCAGCGCTCGTGGTGCCAACGCGCAATCTGGTACGCATATTCCATAAGCGCATTGCCGACGTGATGTCGGCCCAGCTCAAGCAACATGTCGGCGCCAATCGTAGTATGCGTCTTCATAATCTCGAACTCCTCGGACGTAAGGCGTCCGGGTTTGTTGAGAATCGCATCGTCAATCGCCATCTTGCCGATATCGTGCAGCGCCGAAGCCAGGGCAATCGTGGAGCGTTCCTCGTTGTCGAGGGAAATGGTGTCGCTACGCTGGACCAGACAGCCAAGCAGCAGCTCGGTCAGCTTTTCGATATTCGTAACGTGCCTGCCGCTCTCGCCATTGCGAAGTTCCATGACACCGGCCATGATGTCGATGAGTATGCGACTGTTCTTGACGCGCTCGTTGTACTGCTGGGACAGCAGGCTCGTCAGGCGGCGCTGTTTGGCGTACAGACGGATAGTGTTGCTTACACGACGGCGCACGACACGGGCGTCAAACGGGCGGCTGATATAGTCCGAGGCGCCCAGCTCGTACGCACGCAGAACCACATCGTCGGATTCTTCGCTCGAAATCATGATGACAGGCAGATTGTCAACAACCGATCGGCGCGACAGATCGGCCAGCACCTCAAAGCCGCTCACGCCCGGCATGACAATGTCCAGCAGCACGAGCGACAACTCATCGCCATAGCGGTCGACCATATCGAGCGCCGTACGACCGTTTTCGGCCTCGAGGATGCAATACTCGTCCTTGAGCATCTCGTTGAGAATGGCTCGGTTCATCTCGGAGTCATCGACGATAAGCACCAAAGGCTTTTCGCTTTGGAAGACCTCGATGAAATCGCCATCGGTCACGACCGTACCGGCTTTTGCCTTAGCACGGCTCAGTAACTGGACAGCGCGGCCAACGCCCTCATCAACCGTCTCGCCATGAATGCGAACGCCACCAACACATGCCGTCAAGCTCACGTGCTCATGGCCCGGAATAATCGCGGAACGAACGGCATCGGATACCTGACGCAGGCGACGGGCGAAGTCATCGGAGGGAATATCGGGCATGACGGCCACAAACTTGTCGCAGCCATAGCGCACAAGTTCGTCAGTCGAACGAATACCGCTGCGTATGGCTGTCGCCACGGCACCGAGCGCAAGGTCGCCGGCATGGCGGCCGCACGTATCGTTGAAGACCCTAAAATCATCAAGGTCGATCACCGCAACGCCGGCATTCATGCGGGCGCTACGGAGCTTTTCCTCGTAATATCGGCGATTGCGCACACTCGTCAGCACGTCGGTGTAGACAAGGTCCTCTTCTGCAGTCTCTTGTTCATCGATCGGACGCACCATCAGCAGGACGTGAGGCTCGCCCTCGACCTTCAGAGGGCGTAGGCGAGCGCGGTACTCAACACCATCGTTGAGCAGTTGCTCCGACAACTCATCGGAGTCTGCCAAAGCCTCAAGACTCGACTGACGCAGACAAGGGCAGCGATCGCCGGCGAGCAGGCAGTTAGGCTCGCTCTTAATCTGATCGTCCGACAGCAAACGCACCACGGGGTAGGTCTTCGCGACGCGGGCGACCTCAGCGGCAGCCTCCTCGTCGGTTAGATTGACCTCGTGATTATTGAGCATATGGGGCCCCTTCGATAGTTTCGCATGGTAGCGGTGGGTTCCAAATGCTACAAGGGTAACACCTTGCCGATGCAGGTAAGCACGTGAATGCTGTTACATTTTTATGACCTGGCAAACGGTGGTAATGGAACCGCGGGCGCGTGGTTATTGGCGCATTCGTTAACAATGACGAAACGCCAACAGTCCCCCTCCCCGCAGGTCATCGAGCGTGCTAACGCTCCAAGACATCGTGAACGGCGTTTGCCGCCGTAACGGGGCGATCGCGCAAACCGTTATGCGCGCCCGGGATCGTCACAAGGGGGCAATCGAGATATTCGGCAGCCGCTCGCGTACCAGCCTCGCGGGGTGTACCGACCGAAAGCTCGCCCAAAAACACAGCCGACACCGCCTTTGATTCGCGGGCGCGCTCCCAGTCGGGAGCATATGTCATATTTGTTCCGTATTCATTGGCCATAAAGCAACGACCATTGCGCAGGGCATGCTTGGCTTCCGCTTCGGTCGTCCCAGGAGCCTCGGGGTCCAAGTCGCCGAGAGCTCCCAAGAAAAGCCGAAGCGCCCTTGAAACCTTTCCAGCCGCAATCATATCGAGCAAAATCGGAGCTGCGCCCATGCCGACGCCTTCGGCCGACACAGCCGGCTCATGCAGAATCGCACGGGCGACGAGATGGGGTTCGGTGCGAAGAAGCTCCAGCGCCACCAACGTACCGGCGCTGTGCGCAAGCACATTTGTCGGAGCGCCAACGTGTTCGATCACGGCCTGCAGGTCGGCGGCCTGAGCGGCAAGATCATAGCTGCCGTCTGCCGCTTCGCTGCTGCCGCCACAGCCGCGGCGGTCATAGGCAATTACGCGGTAGTTGCGACCGAGCTCACATGCGATGCCGTCGAAAAATGTGCCGTCGACACAAGCGCCGTGCACGCACACCAAGGCAGGAGTATCAGGCGACACATCCGGGCCGGCATATTCGCGACAGGCAATCGTGGTGCCCGCATTCTCGACCGTAAAATCCATGTTGTGCCCCCATCATCAACGCCCATCCAGTTGCGCGTCAGTACGGCTGGATAGACCCGCATTGCTTTACGCCTTGTTAACAGATTAACTTTACCCGACCCGAGGCTTTTCATGACACGGCATAATGAGCGACGTGAAAAAACGAAACTTGTAAAGCAAGAGCCCGCACCCTGCTTTGGAGCCGATGCTATGCTTAGGCACAATTGTCTTGAGGAGCATATGCCTATGTCTACGTTTTTGAATGCCAGCCCCATCTTTGGGCCCGTTCGCAGCCGTCGCCTTGGTCTCTCGCTCGGCGTCAACATGATGCCGGCCAGCGGCAAAATCTGCACGTTCGACTGCATTTACTGCGAAAACGGCCTCAACGCCGAGCGCCCCTGCCACGAGCCGTACAACACAACCGCCGTGGTACTCGACGCGCTCGAGGCAAAGCTGCGCGATATGGCAGCCGAGGGCGAGCTCCCCGATGTGATCACCTTCGCAGGCAACGGCGAGCCCACCGCCGCACCGGAGTTTCCGCAGGCCATCGCCGGTGCCGTCGCGCTTCGCGACCAGCTGGCCCCAAACTCCAAGATTGCCGTGCTCTCCAACGGCACGCGCGCCGACCGCCCCGAGGTACACAATGCGCTCATGATGGTCGACGACAACATCCTCAAGCTCGATACGGTCGACCCGGCGTTTATCCAGCTGCTCGACCAGCCTGTTGGCCCCTACGACGTCGAGCACCAGATCGAGACGTTCGCAAGCTTTGACGGTCACGTTATTATCCAGACGATCTTTTTGAACGGCAAGTATCAGGGCAAGCTCATCGACAACACCGGCGAGGAGTACGTCGCCCCCTGGCTCGCGGCGCTTGAGCGCATTCGCCCACAAGAAGCGACCATCTACACGGTGGCGCGCGAGACACCGGTCGCAGGCCTTGCCAAAGCAGCACCCGAGGTGCTTGACGCCATTGCCGCGCGCGTCCAAGCCCTCGGCATTCCCTGCCAGGTGAGCTACTAGCAAAGCCACGCAGCAGCCAGTGTCCGCCATCCCACTCCATCAGTTGCGGTGATATAGTTCCTGTTTATGCTGTTAAACCGCTTAGATCGGAACTATATCACCGCAACTTTTATGGACGCGTGGGTGGGCTATACTAGCTGCGGATGAAAGGAAGTTAGCCATGTATGACAAAGGACCCGTGCCTGGCCGCAACGACGCTTGCTGGTGCGGCAGCGGCAAAAAATACAAGAAATGCCACAGTGCCTTTGATGAGCGCCTCGAGCGCTTGTGGGAAGAGGGCTGGGAGGTTCTGCCCCGCACACTCTACAAGACGCCCGCCGACATCGAGGGCATCAAGCGCTCCGCTGCCATCAACGTGGGCGTGCTCGACTACGTAGGCGAGCATATCGCCGCAGGCATGACCACCAACCAGATCGACCAGATGATCTACGACTACACCGTCGAGCACGGTGGCACGCCGGCCGATCTCAACTACGAGGGCTATCCCAAGAGCGTGTGCACCTCAATCAACGACGTGGTCTGTCACGGTATCCCCTGCGATACGGATGTGCTGCACGAAGGCGACATCATCAACGTGGATTGCTCCACGATCTTGGACGGCTACTTTAGCGACTCGAGCCGCATGTTCTGCATCGGCGAGGTCTCGGCCGAGCGCCAACGCCTGGTCGACGTCACCCGCGCCAGCGTGGAGGCGGGTCTGGCGGCCGTCAAGCCATGGCTACCGCTGTCCGTTATGGCCGAGGCCGTGCAAAAGACCGTCGAGGACGCCGGCTTTAGCGTGGTGCGCGAGTACGGCGGACACGGCATTGGCAAGGAGTTCCACGAGGACCCGTTTGTGGGCTTTACCACCGAGGCACCCGATGTGGACACCATCATGGCCCCGGGCATGGTCTTTACCATCGAGCCCATGGTCAATGCCGGAGCGCCCGACATCAAGATTAGCAAGGGTGACGGTTGGTGTGTGCGCACCAAGGACGGCAGCGATTCGGCCCAGTGCGAGGTACAGCTCGTGGTGACCGAGGACGGTTACGAGCTGCTGAGCTGGTAGCCGTGGATGCGCCGGATGCTGACGGGCACGCTCGTCTTGCATCCGGCGTTTTTTAGCGTTTTGCCTGATATAACCTGCCAAAATAAACCTGTCCCTTTTTGGCAGGTCGAGCGGAGAGGACTGCTTGTGAACATCCTGGTTTTGCTGCCCGTCAACGACCGTCATCGCGTAATTCTTGAGTCGAGCGCTCCGGGCGAGGACTTTATCTACACGAGCGCCGACGCCGCCACGCGCGAGCAGGTCGCCGATGCCGACGTGATCCTGGGCAACATCGACCCTGACATGCTCACGGCATGCGAGCATCTCCAGCTGTTGCAATTGCAGACCGCCGGCTATGACGACTACCTTGCTGCCGGCACCGTGCCGGCTGACGTCAAGCTGTCTTGCTCGATCGGCGCCTACGGTCAGGCCGTAAGCGAGCACATGTTTGCCATGGTCCTTTCCATGATGAAGCACCTGCCCGGCTATCACGACTTGCAGCGCGAGCATCGCTGGGAGGATTTGGGACCGGTCACCTCGCTCAAAAACGCCAATGTGCTGGTGCTGGGCGCGGGCGATATCGGCGGCCACTTCGCCACGCTCTGCCGCGACATGGGCGCGCACGTCCGCGGCATCAAGCGCCATCCGCTCGTCTACCCCATTGTATTTGAGGACATGGACGGCATGGATGCCCTGTCTGAGCGCCTGGCCGAGGCCGATGTCGTCGCATCCTTTATGCCGAGCACACCCGAGACCCGCGGCCTGGCGAACGCCGAGTTCTTCGCCGCGATGAAGCCGGGCGCCTTCTTTGCCAACGGCGGCCGCGGCGATTTTGTGGTCGCCGACGACTTGGTTGCCGCTCTGGAGTCGGGACATCTCGCCGGCGCCGCGGTCGACGTCACCGATCCCGAGCCACTGCCTGCGACAAACCCCCTGTGGGATGCGCCCAACATGCTCATCACGCCGCACGTCTCGGGCTGGTTCCACCTGGCAGCCACGCTCAACAACGTGGTCGACATCGCCGCGGAGAATCTGCGTCACCTGCAAGCTGGCGAGACGCTTCGCTGCTGGATCGAACACTGATTGTTCCGGCGTTTTGCCAAACGCCGGAACCCCTCGACGCTGCGAGCCCGCCAGAGCGGCAATCTGCCTTTCAATCGTCGGGCATGACCAGAAGGTCAATGCCCTCCTCTTTCACGTCACCTTGCTCGCTCTGGCGGGCTCTCGCTGACTTTTGTCCGACCTGCGGCATTCTCCCTTTTTGGTGCAATGGGGTCAGGTTAGTTTGCACCATTACGTTGGTTTTGCCTGCGATACTTTTGTCAAAGTGATATCAGGCATTCATCTGGCGTTTTCGACGTTTCGCCTATTAGAGCCAGTCCATCTCCTTACCATAATGGTCCGAATAGGCGCTAC encodes the following:
- a CDS encoding Hpt domain-containing protein yields the protein MISMREAYEKIGANYEDACARLMGEEMLSRFALKFLDDESMDKLEAAMAAGDAEGAFMAAHTLKGVSQNLGFDNLYEPAVVVTEALRGADAVDGAREGMHALQQQYAATMSALREAAE
- a CDS encoding response regulator, with amino-acid sequence MLNNHEVNLTDEEAAAEVARVAKTYPVVRLLSDDQIKSEPNCLLAGDRCPCLRQSSLEALADSDELSEQLLNDGVEYRARLRPLKVEGEPHVLLMVRPIDEQETAEEDLVYTDVLTSVRNRRYYEEKLRSARMNAGVAVIDLDDFRVFNDTCGRHAGDLALGAVATAIRSGIRSTDELVRYGCDKFVAVMPDIPSDDFARRLRQVSDAVRSAIIPGHEHVSLTACVGGVRIHGETVDEGVGRAVQLLSRAKAKAGTVVTDGDFIEVFQSEKPLVLIVDDSEMNRAILNEMLKDEYCILEAENGRTALDMVDRYGDELSLVLLDIVMPGVSGFEVLADLSRRSVVDNLPVIMISSEESDDVVLRAYELGASDYISRPFDARVVRRRVSNTIRLYAKQRRLTSLLSQQYNERVKNSRILIDIMAGVMELRNGESGRHVTNIEKLTELLLGCLVQRSDTISLDNEERSTIALASALHDIGKMAIDDAILNKPGRLTSEEFEIMKTHTTIGADMLLELGRHHVGNALMEYAYQIARWHHERWDGKGYPDGLKGDDIPIAAQVVSVADVYDALTSVRVYKDAIPHKEAIQMILDGKCGEFNPLLLDCLLEVQDRIAETLARPADVVAFPTI
- a CDS encoding alpha/beta hydrolase, which gives rise to MDFTVENAGTTIACREYAGPDVSPDTPALVCVHGACVDGTFFDGIACELGRNYRVIAYDRRGCGGSSEAADGSYDLAAQAADLQAVIEHVGAPTNVLAHSAGTLVALELLRTEPHLVARAILHEPAVSAEGVGMGAAPILLDMIAAGKVSRALRLFLGALGDLDPEAPGTTEAEAKHALRNGRCFMANEYGTNMTYAPDWERARESKAVSAVFLGELSVGTPREAGTRAAAEYLDCPLVTIPGAHNGLRDRPVTAANAVHDVLER
- a CDS encoding radical SAM protein, with amino-acid sequence MSTFLNASPIFGPVRSRRLGLSLGVNMMPASGKICTFDCIYCENGLNAERPCHEPYNTTAVVLDALEAKLRDMAAEGELPDVITFAGNGEPTAAPEFPQAIAGAVALRDQLAPNSKIAVLSNGTRADRPEVHNALMMVDDNILKLDTVDPAFIQLLDQPVGPYDVEHQIETFASFDGHVIIQTIFLNGKYQGKLIDNTGEEYVAPWLAALERIRPQEATIYTVARETPVAGLAKAAPEVLDAIAARVQALGIPCQVSY
- the map gene encoding type I methionyl aminopeptidase yields the protein MYDKGPVPGRNDACWCGSGKKYKKCHSAFDERLERLWEEGWEVLPRTLYKTPADIEGIKRSAAINVGVLDYVGEHIAAGMTTNQIDQMIYDYTVEHGGTPADLNYEGYPKSVCTSINDVVCHGIPCDTDVLHEGDIINVDCSTILDGYFSDSSRMFCIGEVSAERQRLVDVTRASVEAGLAAVKPWLPLSVMAEAVQKTVEDAGFSVVREYGGHGIGKEFHEDPFVGFTTEAPDVDTIMAPGMVFTIEPMVNAGAPDIKISKGDGWCVRTKDGSDSAQCEVQLVVTEDGYELLSW
- a CDS encoding D-2-hydroxyacid dehydrogenase produces the protein MNILVLLPVNDRHRVILESSAPGEDFIYTSADAATREQVADADVILGNIDPDMLTACEHLQLLQLQTAGYDDYLAAGTVPADVKLSCSIGAYGQAVSEHMFAMVLSMMKHLPGYHDLQREHRWEDLGPVTSLKNANVLVLGAGDIGGHFATLCRDMGAHVRGIKRHPLVYPIVFEDMDGMDALSERLAEADVVASFMPSTPETRGLANAEFFAAMKPGAFFANGGRGDFVVADDLVAALESGHLAGAAVDVTDPEPLPATNPLWDAPNMLITPHVSGWFHLAATLNNVVDIAAENLRHLQAGETLRCWIEH